In Leptodesmis sichuanensis A121, the following are encoded in one genomic region:
- the nadA gene encoding quinolinate synthase NadA, with protein sequence MLIPPLSPAATPDSLPYDLFGAIQALKQELNAVILAHYYQDPDIQDIADFIGDSLELSRKAAATPADVIVFAGVHFMAETAKILNPNKLVLLPDLDAGCSLADSCPPDAFARFKAAHPEHLVISYINCTAEIKAMSDIICTSSNAVRIVNQIPADQPIIFGPDRNLGNYVSQQTGREMVLWQGSCMVHETFSEKKLVQLKMLHPNAEAIAHPECEPAVLRQANYIGSTTALLKYVQQSQSQQFIVATEPGIIHQMQKAVPDKQFIPAPPLNQCACNECPHMRLNTLEKLYLCMKHRAPEITLPETVRLAALRPIQRMLEMST encoded by the coding sequence GTGTTAATTCCCCCCTTATCTCCTGCTGCGACTCCAGATTCCCTGCCCTATGACCTTTTTGGCGCAATTCAAGCCCTCAAGCAGGAATTAAATGCAGTAATTCTGGCGCATTACTACCAGGATCCGGACATTCAGGATATTGCTGATTTTATTGGGGATTCTCTGGAATTGTCTCGCAAAGCCGCCGCTACCCCTGCGGATGTGATCGTCTTTGCTGGCGTTCATTTCATGGCTGAAACGGCTAAAATTTTGAATCCCAATAAGCTGGTCTTGCTACCGGATCTGGATGCAGGCTGTTCTCTGGCCGATAGTTGCCCCCCCGATGCGTTTGCTCGATTCAAAGCGGCTCATCCAGAACATTTGGTAATTTCTTACATAAACTGCACGGCTGAGATCAAAGCCATGAGCGACATTATCTGTACCAGTTCCAATGCGGTACGGATCGTGAACCAGATTCCTGCTGACCAGCCCATCATTTTTGGCCCCGATCGCAACCTGGGCAACTACGTAAGTCAGCAAACCGGACGGGAGATGGTGCTCTGGCAGGGCAGTTGCATGGTCCATGAAACGTTCTCCGAGAAGAAGCTTGTCCAACTGAAAATGCTGCATCCCAATGCGGAGGCGATCGCCCATCCCGAATGTGAACCTGCCGTGCTGCGTCAGGCCAATTACATTGGCTCCACCACGGCTTTATTGAAATATGTGCAACAGAGCCAGAGTCAGCAGTTTATCGTGGCCACGGAACCGGGGATCATTCACCAGATGCAAAAAGCTGTGCCTGATAAGCAGTTTATCCCGGCTCCTCCTCTCAACCAGTGCGCCTGTAACGAATGCCCCCACATGCGCCTCAACACCTTGGAGAAGTTGTACCTGTGCATGAAACACCGCGCTCCCGAAATTACCTTGCCAGAAACAGTCCGGCTCGCCGCATTACGTCCTATTCAACGGATGTTGGAAATGAGTACTTAA
- a CDS encoding D-alanine--D-alanine ligase family protein: MKKQTIGLLFGGCSGEHEVSIVSARAIAGALTAAGNAEKYHLIPFYIQKDGLWQGQQIAQEILRSGKPLPISNSSTATLAGKRWQFPAEVAQVDVWFPILHGPNGEDGTVQGLLKLMQVPFVGSGVLGSAVGMDKIAMKQIFAQAGLPQVKYVPVTRSQIWSNPCIYSKLCDQIEATLGYPCFVKPANLGSSVGISKVRNRTQLETALDNAATYDRRLIVEAGVVAREVECAVLGNDQPKASVVGEITYQSDFYDYETKYTTGKADLIIPALLPPAITEQIRDLALQAFRAIDASGLARVDFFYMESTQEVFVNEINTLPGFTATSMYPELWKESGLSFVELVDQLVQLAVERHEAINPNPEITE; encoded by the coding sequence ATGAAGAAACAAACGATTGGGCTGCTGTTTGGCGGATGTTCGGGTGAACATGAGGTTTCGATCGTATCAGCAAGGGCAATCGCTGGAGCCTTAACAGCGGCAGGTAATGCAGAAAAGTATCATTTAATACCGTTCTATATTCAGAAAGATGGACTTTGGCAAGGTCAACAGATTGCTCAGGAAATTTTGCGCTCAGGCAAGCCTCTCCCAATCAGCAATTCTTCAACAGCAACTCTTGCAGGGAAAAGGTGGCAATTTCCAGCAGAGGTTGCCCAGGTAGATGTTTGGTTTCCCATCCTGCATGGGCCAAATGGAGAGGATGGCACGGTACAGGGCTTACTCAAACTCATGCAGGTTCCCTTCGTTGGGTCGGGCGTTTTAGGCTCGGCGGTGGGAATGGATAAAATTGCCATGAAGCAGATATTTGCTCAGGCCGGGTTGCCTCAGGTGAAGTATGTGCCAGTGACACGATCGCAAATCTGGTCTAATCCCTGCATTTACTCAAAACTCTGCGATCAGATTGAAGCGACTCTCGGTTATCCCTGTTTTGTCAAACCTGCGAATTTAGGCTCCTCCGTCGGCATCTCCAAAGTCCGCAACCGGACTCAACTAGAAACAGCCCTGGATAACGCTGCCACCTACGATCGCCGCTTGATTGTAGAAGCAGGGGTGGTAGCCAGGGAAGTTGAGTGTGCAGTATTGGGCAATGATCAACCCAAAGCTTCTGTAGTAGGTGAGATTACTTACCAAAGTGATTTTTATGACTATGAAACCAAATACACGACAGGTAAAGCTGATTTGATCATTCCTGCCCTTCTCCCCCCCGCAATTACTGAACAAATCCGGGATCTGGCGCTTCAGGCTTTCCGGGCAATTGATGCATCGGGGCTGGCACGGGTTGATTTTTTCTACATGGAATCAACCCAAGAAGTATTCGTTAACGAAATTAATACCTTACCCGGATTTACCGCCACCAGTATGTATCCAGAACTTTGGAAAGAGAGCGGTCTCTCCTTTGTAGAACTGGTCGATCAATTAGTTCAACTAGCGGTGGAGCGACACGAGGCAATCAATCCAAACCCGGAAATTACAGAATGA
- the rodA gene encoding rod shape-determining protein RodA — MLQKSLIPQIRWKFLLQSWQSVDWWLFVLPVGLTILGATMIHSVEINQEGANWSFQHLLTGGIGLAIALAIARWRYERLLQWHWIIYGATIVLLLAVKFFGTEGLGAQRWITILGFNLQPSEFAKLGAIITIAALLSDRPASTIPSALRVMAVVAVPWTLVFLEPNLGTSLVFGAITMGMLYWGNANPGWLLLLLSPFISAILFNAFLPVWFIWIAIVGVVAWRSLPWYRLGTLATVVINLVSGGLGHVLWEVLKDYQKKRLIIFLNPDQDPLGGGYHLIQSRIAIGAGQLWGRGLHQGTQTQLNFIPEQHTDFIFAAIGEELGFVGCILVLVAFWLICLRLVIIAQNAKDNFGSLLAIGVFSMIVFQVSVNIGMTIGLSPVTGIPLPWLSYGKSALLMNFLAIGIVESVANFRQRLKF; from the coding sequence ATGCTGCAAAAATCCCTTATTCCCCAGATCCGCTGGAAGTTCCTGCTGCAAAGCTGGCAGAGCGTAGACTGGTGGCTCTTTGTCCTGCCCGTTGGCTTGACGATTCTAGGGGCAACCATGATTCATAGCGTGGAAATCAACCAGGAAGGAGCCAACTGGTCATTCCAACATCTGCTTACGGGGGGAATTGGGCTGGCGATCGCGCTGGCGATCGCTCGCTGGCGCTACGAACGGCTGCTGCAATGGCACTGGATTATTTACGGTGCCACCATTGTGCTGCTGCTGGCCGTGAAGTTTTTTGGTACGGAAGGATTAGGAGCACAACGCTGGATCACGATCCTGGGGTTCAACTTACAGCCCTCTGAATTTGCCAAATTAGGAGCGATTATCACGATCGCGGCTCTGCTCAGCGATCGACCAGCTTCTACCATTCCATCGGCCCTGCGCGTGATGGCCGTAGTGGCCGTTCCGTGGACGCTGGTGTTTCTGGAACCGAATTTGGGCACCTCTCTGGTGTTTGGTGCGATCACAATGGGGATGCTCTACTGGGGGAACGCCAATCCCGGTTGGTTACTGCTCCTCCTGTCCCCTTTTATTTCGGCGATTCTGTTTAATGCCTTTCTGCCAGTCTGGTTTATCTGGATTGCGATCGTGGGTGTTGTGGCCTGGCGATCCCTGCCCTGGTATCGTCTGGGTACATTAGCGACGGTGGTGATCAATCTGGTGTCGGGTGGATTAGGTCACGTTCTTTGGGAAGTGCTGAAGGATTATCAGAAGAAACGACTGATTATCTTTCTCAACCCCGACCAGGATCCCCTGGGAGGCGGATATCACCTGATCCAGTCCAGGATCGCGATCGGGGCCGGACAACTGTGGGGTCGGGGCCTCCATCAGGGCACGCAGACCCAACTTAACTTCATCCCGGAACAGCACACCGACTTTATCTTTGCAGCGATTGGCGAAGAATTAGGATTTGTGGGCTGTATACTCGTTTTAGTCGCTTTCTGGCTGATCTGTTTGCGACTGGTGATTATTGCTCAAAATGCGAAAGATAACTTTGGTTCCCTGCTGGCGATCGGCGTATTCTCCATGATCGTATTTCAGGTGAGCGTTAACATCGGCATGACAATCGGTCTTTCTCCTGTCACTGGCATCCCTTTACCCTGGCTCAGTTACGGTAAGTCGGCCCTGTTGATGAACTTTTTGGCGATCGGGATTGTTGAATCCGTCGCCAACTTCCGCCAGCGCCTCAAGTTCTAG
- the rfbC gene encoding dTDP-4-dehydrorhamnose 3,5-epimerase: MNVLPTEIPDVLIIEPRVFEDDRGFFMESYNSKTFAEKAGITEQFVQDNHSRSCKSVLRGLHYQVQQAQGKLVRATVGSIFDVVVDIRKQSPTFGRWVSCTLTAENKRLLWVPAGFAHGFLVLSDVAEVLYKTTDYYAPEHERCILWNDPDLAIAWPLTEEPILSSKDKAGKPFGIAEVFS, encoded by the coding sequence ATGAACGTTCTGCCCACAGAAATCCCTGATGTCTTGATCATCGAACCTCGTGTTTTTGAGGACGATCGCGGTTTTTTCATGGAGAGCTACAACAGTAAAACGTTTGCTGAAAAAGCTGGAATCACTGAACAATTTGTTCAAGATAACCATTCTCGCTCCTGCAAAAGCGTTTTGCGAGGTTTGCATTATCAGGTTCAGCAGGCTCAAGGCAAATTAGTGCGAGCTACGGTCGGCAGTATTTTTGATGTGGTGGTCGATATTCGCAAACAATCACCGACTTTTGGGCGATGGGTGAGTTGCACGCTAACGGCTGAAAACAAACGGTTGCTCTGGGTTCCCGCAGGCTTCGCGCATGGATTCCTAGTCCTTTCAGATGTGGCAGAAGTGCTATACAAAACGACCGACTACTATGCACCTGAACATGAGCGTTGCATTCTTTGGAATGACCCTGATCTCGCTATTGCTTGGCCGTTGACAGAAGAACCCATTTTGTCCTCCAAAGATAAGGCTGGCAAACCCTTTGGGATTGCAGAAGTTTTCTCTTAA
- the uvrC gene encoding excinuclease ABC subunit UvrC has protein sequence MESAQVLPLVKDPDRLETRLKEIPAEPGVYYMRDATDHVLYIGKSKKLRSRVRSYFRDEHHHSPRIAMMVRQVVDIEFIVTDTEAEALALEANLIKQHQPYYNVLLKDDKKYPWLCITWSDPYPRIFITRKRHGGKKADRFYGPYVDVGLLRRTLHLVKRIFPLRQRPQPLFKDRPCLNYDIGRCPGVCQQLISSEDYHKIVRKVAMVFQGRTEELVNILTEQMEQAAEELNFEQAAHLRDQIAGIKTLGADQKVALADDTVSRDAIALAADDHHACIQLFQIRAGRLVGRLGFMADAASGTPGAILQRVLEEHYQNVDPIEIPAEILVQHELPETEMLAEFLSHTKGRKVTIVNPQRQVKAELIDMVERNAGYELARTQRFADRNTQALQDLAELLDLPDIPRRIEGYDISHIQGSDAVASQVVFIDGMPAKQHYRHYKIKNPTVRSGHSDDFASMAEVITRRFRKYATAKANGRDIGNGESSVLSRHVSANSDFPDLVMIDGGKGQLSAVVNALREMNLLEDVKVVSLAKQREEIFLPGESLPLPTAAEQPGVQLLRRLRDEAHRFAVSFHRQQRSDRMRRSRLDDIPGLGYQRQKQLLATFRSIDYLRQATPQQIAAVPGIGPRLAQQIYEYFHPPAEEFSSEVTNPSRNSLPEC, from the coding sequence GTGGAGTCGGCACAAGTCCTGCCCTTAGTCAAAGACCCCGATCGCCTGGAGACTCGCCTGAAAGAAATTCCTGCTGAACCAGGAGTTTATTACATGCGGGATGCCACCGATCACGTTCTATATATCGGCAAATCTAAAAAGCTGCGATCGCGCGTTCGTTCCTACTTTCGGGATGAGCACCACCATAGTCCTCGCATTGCCATGATGGTGCGGCAGGTGGTGGATATCGAATTCATCGTTACAGATACAGAAGCCGAAGCCCTGGCACTGGAAGCCAACCTGATTAAGCAGCACCAACCCTACTACAACGTACTGCTGAAGGACGACAAAAAATATCCCTGGCTATGCATCACCTGGTCTGACCCTTATCCCCGCATCTTTATTACCCGCAAGCGGCATGGGGGAAAGAAAGCCGATCGCTTTTATGGCCCCTATGTGGATGTTGGCCTATTACGCCGTACCCTGCATCTGGTGAAGCGCATTTTTCCGTTGCGGCAACGTCCCCAACCCCTGTTTAAGGATCGTCCCTGCTTGAATTACGACATTGGGCGCTGTCCAGGAGTTTGTCAGCAACTGATTTCCTCTGAGGACTACCACAAAATCGTGCGGAAAGTGGCGATGGTGTTTCAGGGCCGCACGGAGGAGTTGGTGAACATCCTGACGGAACAGATGGAACAGGCTGCAGAAGAGTTGAACTTTGAGCAGGCAGCCCACCTGCGGGATCAAATTGCTGGGATTAAAACCCTGGGAGCGGATCAAAAGGTAGCACTGGCAGACGATACCGTTTCCCGCGATGCGATCGCCCTGGCTGCTGATGACCACCATGCCTGTATTCAACTGTTTCAAATTCGAGCCGGACGACTGGTGGGACGACTGGGGTTTATGGCCGATGCCGCATCGGGGACACCGGGAGCGATTCTGCAGCGGGTTCTCGAAGAGCATTACCAGAATGTGGATCCGATCGAAATTCCTGCCGAAATTCTGGTGCAGCATGAGTTACCTGAAACTGAGATGCTGGCCGAGTTCCTCAGTCACACCAAAGGCCGGAAAGTCACGATCGTCAATCCCCAACGTCAGGTCAAGGCTGAACTGATCGACATGGTAGAGCGGAATGCTGGCTATGAGTTGGCTCGCACTCAGCGATTCGCCGATCGCAATACCCAGGCGCTACAAGATCTGGCCGAATTGTTAGACCTGCCAGACATTCCCCGCCGGATTGAGGGGTACGACATTTCCCACATTCAGGGATCAGATGCAGTTGCCTCCCAGGTCGTTTTTATAGATGGGATGCCTGCTAAACAGCACTACCGTCACTACAAAATCAAAAATCCTACGGTCAGATCTGGTCACTCGGATGACTTTGCTTCCATGGCCGAAGTGATTACTCGCCGCTTCCGGAAGTATGCAACCGCCAAAGCCAATGGCAGAGATATCGGCAATGGGGAGTCCTCCGTTTTAAGTCGCCATGTGTCTGCCAATTCTGATTTTCCCGATCTGGTGATGATCGATGGCGGCAAGGGGCAGCTATCCGCAGTCGTCAATGCTTTACGAGAGATGAACTTGTTGGAAGACGTAAAGGTGGTCAGTCTGGCCAAGCAGCGCGAGGAAATTTTCCTGCCTGGAGAATCCTTGCCACTGCCAACGGCTGCCGAGCAGCCTGGAGTCCAGTTATTACGCCGTTTACGAGATGAAGCCCACCGTTTTGCAGTCAGTTTTCATCGGCAACAGCGGAGCGATCGCATGCGCCGTTCTCGCTTAGATGACATTCCCGGATTGGGCTACCAGCGACAAAAGCAACTGCTGGCTACCTTTCGATCGATCGACTATCTCCGGCAGGCTACCCCCCAACAAATTGCTGCCGTTCCGGGGATTGGCCCTCGCCTTGCCCAGCAAATTTATGAATACTTTCACCCACCAGCGGAAGAATTCAGTTCTGAAGTCACCAACCCATCACGAAACTCGTTGCCCGAATGCTAG
- a CDS encoding WecB/TagA/CpsF family glycosyltransferase, which translates to MARYALGAILLQEGLITKSQLYSALEKQRQQVETVGWQLLGEILVESKLISKGELKAVLKRQAGLYNLEFFSVLSHPSLHSRFKRSLDIVGAIAGLFILLILLPLLAPAVYLSSPGSIFVAQPRVGLRGKHFLLWRFRTASPHAERQRLKLAYEKGNKLFDQAHEPLITPVGKLLRYFYLDELPQFYNILKGDMSLVGTRPPTLDEVQFYTRGDWQRLAVKPGLTGLWQTNQRKYEMNFEEILEMDFAYIDGWSRRLDLMILTSTFFHVLFGSRRDRRRLFHSKGFNSQIKILNVPFDNLSVVQFLETLKSGVVFTPNVDHLMKLQRDPEFFKIYLNADYRVCDSQILMYASRFLGTPLKEKISGSDFFPLFCRFHRNNEDMTIFLLGGAPGVADRARARINAKIGRDIVVGAYSPSFGFEKNEQECLEIIEMVNQSKATVLAVGVGAPKQEKWIDKYKDKFTHVKIFFAVGATIDFEAGIVQRAPRWMSKMGLEWLFRIYSDPKRLWKRYLVEDLPFFWLLLKQKLGLYQPPSFTSFKKPSMNDR; encoded by the coding sequence ATGGCCAGGTATGCTTTGGGTGCAATTTTGTTACAGGAAGGCTTAATTACTAAAAGCCAACTGTATAGTGCTCTTGAAAAACAGCGCCAGCAGGTTGAAACTGTTGGATGGCAACTACTTGGTGAGATTCTTGTAGAGTCCAAGTTAATCTCTAAAGGAGAACTTAAAGCTGTATTAAAAAGACAAGCCGGCCTTTATAACCTGGAATTTTTCAGTGTTTTGAGTCATCCCTCTCTACACAGTCGGTTTAAACGAAGTCTAGATATTGTAGGCGCGATCGCAGGACTTTTTATCCTGTTGATTCTCCTGCCACTCCTTGCCCCAGCCGTATATCTTAGTTCACCGGGGTCAATTTTTGTTGCCCAGCCCAGAGTGGGATTGCGGGGAAAACATTTTCTGCTTTGGCGATTTCGCACCGCCTCCCCTCATGCAGAAAGGCAACGACTGAAGCTGGCCTACGAAAAAGGTAATAAGCTTTTTGATCAAGCTCATGAACCCTTAATCACACCAGTTGGTAAACTTCTCAGATACTTTTATTTAGACGAACTCCCCCAGTTCTACAACATCTTGAAAGGTGACATGAGCCTGGTAGGTACTCGCCCCCCTACCTTAGATGAGGTTCAGTTTTATACCCGAGGAGATTGGCAACGATTAGCTGTAAAGCCTGGTTTAACAGGCTTGTGGCAGACCAATCAACGAAAGTATGAAATGAACTTTGAAGAAATTCTTGAAATGGATTTTGCGTACATTGATGGATGGAGCCGTCGTTTAGATCTTATGATTCTCACCAGTACATTCTTCCATGTTTTATTCGGCTCAAGGCGCGATCGTCGCAGGCTCTTTCATTCTAAGGGCTTTAATAGCCAGATTAAAATTTTGAATGTACCATTTGATAATCTGTCAGTGGTGCAGTTTCTAGAAACGCTGAAGAGTGGTGTGGTATTTACTCCCAACGTGGATCACCTGATGAAACTTCAACGAGATCCAGAGTTTTTCAAAATTTATCTCAACGCTGACTATAGAGTATGTGATAGTCAAATCTTGATGTATGCATCTCGCTTTCTTGGGACTCCTCTCAAAGAAAAAATATCTGGTTCTGATTTCTTTCCTCTGTTCTGTCGATTTCACAGAAACAATGAAGACATGACCATCTTTCTGCTCGGCGGTGCTCCAGGAGTTGCAGACAGAGCAAGAGCTAGAATTAACGCTAAGATTGGGCGAGATATCGTAGTGGGTGCTTACTCTCCTTCTTTTGGATTTGAGAAGAATGAGCAGGAATGCCTGGAAATTATTGAAATGGTTAATCAGTCTAAAGCAACTGTTTTAGCCGTAGGAGTTGGTGCTCCAAAACAGGAGAAGTGGATTGATAAATATAAAGACAAGTTCACCCACGTCAAAATCTTCTTTGCTGTAGGTGCAACTATTGACTTTGAAGCAGGAATTGTTCAACGTGCTCCTCGCTGGATGAGCAAAATGGGACTTGAGTGGCTCTTTAGAATTTACTCCGATCCCAAACGCCTTTGGAAGCGTTATTTGGTTGAAGATTTGCCCTTCTTCTGGCTACTGCTTAAACAAAAATTAGGACTTTATCAACCTCCATCTTTCACATCTTTCAAAAAACCATCAATGAATGATCGGTAG
- a CDS encoding glycosyltransferase, whose amino-acid sequence MSKLGIVAIGRNEGDRLQQCLQSVVGRAAQVIYVDSGSTDGSVELARSLGVNVVELDLSIPFTAARARNAGLTRLLEIAPDLDYVQFVDGDCEVVEGWLEQAQKVLNTQPDVVVVCGRRRERYPEASIYNRLCDLEWNTPIGEAKACGGDAMMRISALQSVGGYNPHLIAGEEPELCVRLRQNGGKILRIDAEMTLHDAQMTRFGQWWKRSVRAGYAYAEGAWLHGAPPECHWVKESRSIRLWGLIIPVLLLTTAIPTHGFSLLLLAGYPLMAYRAYRFAHRSGQTRIEAWLFGLSCALAKFPQAQGQARFYWGKLFRRPSRLIEYNTSTPKSNKPVIDF is encoded by the coding sequence TTGAGCAAACTTGGAATTGTCGCGATCGGACGGAATGAAGGCGATCGCTTGCAGCAATGTCTGCAATCTGTCGTGGGCCGCGCTGCACAGGTGATCTATGTAGATTCTGGTTCTACCGATGGCAGTGTAGAACTGGCGCGATCGCTGGGTGTCAATGTTGTTGAGCTAGATTTATCTATCCCTTTTACAGCCGCCCGTGCTCGTAATGCGGGCTTAACTCGCCTGCTAGAAATCGCTCCTGACCTCGACTATGTCCAATTCGTTGATGGAGATTGTGAAGTCGTTGAGGGTTGGTTAGAACAAGCTCAAAAGGTACTCAACACTCAACCTGATGTCGTTGTCGTTTGTGGTCGGCGGCGAGAACGTTACCCAGAAGCGTCTATCTACAATCGCCTCTGTGATCTGGAATGGAATACCCCGATCGGAGAAGCTAAAGCCTGTGGAGGCGACGCCATGATGCGAATTTCAGCCCTCCAGTCGGTTGGTGGCTATAATCCTCACCTGATTGCTGGGGAAGAACCGGAACTGTGCGTTCGACTTCGCCAAAACGGAGGCAAAATTCTCCGGATTGATGCTGAAATGACTTTGCATGATGCTCAAATGACACGCTTCGGACAATGGTGGAAGCGTTCTGTACGGGCGGGATATGCTTATGCTGAAGGGGCCTGGTTACACGGAGCACCTCCCGAATGCCACTGGGTCAAAGAAAGCCGGAGTATTCGCCTTTGGGGACTGATAATTCCAGTGCTCCTGCTGACAACCGCGATTCCCACCCATGGATTTAGTCTATTGCTACTAGCAGGCTATCCCCTGATGGCCTATCGAGCTTACCGATTTGCCCATCGATCGGGGCAAACCAGAATCGAGGCATGGTTATTTGGACTCTCTTGTGCTCTAGCCAAGTTTCCTCAGGCACAAGGACAGGCGAGATTCTATTGGGGCAAACTGTTCAGGCGACCCTCTCGCTTAATCGAATACAATACCTCAACGCCTAAATCGAATAAGCCAGTCATTGATTTTTGA
- a CDS encoding tetratricopeptide repeat protein, translating into MRSQLLSTVEGGTRVAEHLTQRGIALAKDGFHQEAVAEFDAAIRWRPHHWLAWYHRGEALATLNRYAEALASFEQALELEPDSYQTWTFRAVMLIYLERYEEALESCDRAIAIYPDDQEAWIFRGVALQRLGRFKLAYASYEHATSPEQA; encoded by the coding sequence ATGCGATCGCAGCTTTTGAGCACTGTTGAAGGTGGCACGAGAGTCGCTGAGCATCTCACTCAAAGAGGAATAGCCCTGGCAAAAGATGGCTTTCATCAGGAAGCTGTAGCGGAGTTCGATGCTGCAATCCGTTGGCGGCCACATCATTGGTTGGCCTGGTATCATCGGGGCGAGGCTTTGGCGACCTTGAATAGGTATGCGGAAGCTCTAGCCAGTTTTGAGCAAGCACTGGAACTGGAACCAGATAGTTATCAGACCTGGACATTTCGGGCCGTCATGCTGATTTACTTAGAGCGGTATGAAGAAGCATTGGAAAGCTGTGATCGCGCGATCGCCATTTACCCAGATGATCAGGAAGCATGGATATTTCGAGGTGTGGCATTGCAACGGCTAGGCCGCTTCAAGCTTGCTTATGCCAGTTATGAGCATGCTACGTCACCTGAACAGGCATAA
- a CDS encoding glucose-1-phosphate thymidylyltransferase, protein MKALILSGGKGTRLRPLTYTGAKQLVPVANKPILWYGIESIVAAGVTDIGIIISPETGEEVKAKTGNGDRFGANITYILQNEPAGLAHAVKIARPFLGDSPFVMYLGDNLIQNELGHFLTDFKEQHMDALIMLRPVPNPTAFGVAQVDAQGRVLHLVEKPKVPPSNLALVGIYFFANTIHEAIDRIQPSARGELEITDAIQDLINHQSHVEARQIEGWWLDTGKKDDLLEANQIVLDTCLQSEMLGEVDSQSQISGRVKIGSGSKLINCTVRGPVVIGEDCHLENCFIGPYSSVADQVTLIDADLEHSVILKGAKVVGIHQRIVDSVIGQRAQLKLAPQRPKALRFMIGDDSQIELS, encoded by the coding sequence ATGAAAGCACTGATCTTGAGCGGTGGTAAAGGTACCCGGTTACGGCCTCTCACCTATACGGGGGCCAAACAACTGGTTCCAGTAGCTAATAAACCAATTCTGTGGTACGGAATTGAATCTATTGTTGCGGCGGGCGTAACCGACATTGGCATTATTATTAGCCCTGAAACCGGGGAAGAGGTGAAGGCCAAGACAGGCAATGGCGATCGCTTTGGAGCCAACATTACCTATATTCTGCAAAATGAACCTGCAGGATTGGCTCATGCCGTTAAAATCGCCCGTCCCTTTTTGGGAGATTCGCCGTTCGTCATGTATTTAGGGGATAACCTGATTCAGAATGAACTGGGGCACTTCTTAACCGACTTTAAAGAGCAACACATGGATGCTTTGATCATGCTGCGTCCTGTACCCAACCCAACCGCGTTTGGGGTGGCTCAGGTTGATGCTCAAGGCCGAGTGCTGCATCTGGTGGAAAAACCTAAAGTTCCTCCCTCTAATTTGGCACTGGTGGGCATCTATTTCTTTGCGAATACGATTCATGAAGCAATCGATCGCATCCAGCCCTCGGCCCGTGGTGAGTTGGAAATTACGGATGCGATTCAGGATCTGATCAACCACCAGAGCCATGTCGAAGCTCGACAGATTGAAGGGTGGTGGTTGGATACTGGGAAAAAAGATGATCTTCTGGAAGCCAACCAAATCGTTCTAGATACCTGCCTCCAGTCTGAAATGTTAGGTGAAGTGGATAGTCAAAGTCAGATCTCCGGACGGGTGAAGATTGGTTCTGGATCAAAACTGATTAACTGCACGGTGCGAGGTCCAGTAGTGATTGGTGAGGACTGCCATTTGGAGAATTGCTTCATCGGGCCGTACAGTAGCGTAGCAGATCAAGTAACCTTGATTGATGCGGATCTGGAACATAGCGTGATCTTGAAGGGGGCTAAAGTAGTTGGGATTCATCAACGAATTGTAGACAGTGTGATTGGCCAACGGGCACAGCTTAAACTAGCCCCTCAACGTCCCAAAGCCCTTCGGTTCATGATTGGCGACGACTCACAAATTGAACTGTCGTAG
- a CDS encoding HAS-barrel domain-containing protein, translating into MRLPLPRPAAGNRHPSHIAEVIETSTAEFLAQCLEPDDLTFPVMPAFGSWVKAVEEEAGNLVYAVVYYASTSPIDSVHRARALGLSLQELREQQPQIFAMLKTEFRAAIVGFQPHGLIADAPLLNQSSFYQHLPPRPPQLHQAVYECDPAEVIQFTEKLDFLRTLLQMNGVPVDALVAATIREIYQLRKADREWLVQAGRTLSLYLKDDYDRLRTILGQIHL; encoded by the coding sequence ATGCGTCTTCCCTTGCCTCGTCCTGCTGCTGGAAATCGGCATCCCAGCCATATCGCAGAAGTCATTGAAACTTCCACAGCAGAATTTCTGGCACAGTGCTTGGAACCAGATGATTTGACATTTCCAGTCATGCCAGCTTTTGGCAGTTGGGTGAAGGCAGTGGAAGAAGAGGCAGGTAATCTTGTCTATGCCGTGGTGTATTACGCTTCCACCAGCCCGATCGATTCTGTCCACCGGGCCAGAGCGTTGGGATTATCACTGCAGGAATTACGGGAGCAGCAACCCCAGATTTTCGCCATGTTGAAGACAGAGTTTCGAGCTGCGATTGTCGGATTCCAGCCTCATGGCCTGATCGCAGATGCTCCTCTGTTGAATCAATCCTCCTTTTATCAACACCTGCCGCCTCGTCCGCCACAACTGCACCAGGCAGTTTATGAGTGTGATCCAGCGGAAGTGATTCAGTTCACAGAAAAGCTGGATTTTTTGCGGACTCTGTTACAGATGAACGGTGTACCTGTCGATGCCCTGGTTGCCGCGACCATTCGGGAGATCTATCAATTGCGAAAGGCCGATCGGGAATGGCTGGTCCAGGCAGGCAGAACCCTGAGCTTGTATCTGAAGGATGATTACGATCGCCTCCGTACCATCCTCGGCCAGATTCATCTCTAA